A genomic region of Streptosporangium lutulentum contains the following coding sequences:
- a CDS encoding MFS transporter, with the protein MSAGGFTFRTRRYRWVVLGVATFTQAASGFFVQGIGAMGVHLQRDLNLSTAQLGLLLSAAQLVPLVGFLVAGELLDRYNERWIVGTGACVVAVSLGVGSMAPGYTSLLLVLLIVGAGYSTVQPGGSKSVASWFDASQRGLAMGIRQAGLPLGGVLAAAALPFLATAFGWRVTLMAGGLVALLGAVAFMCLYRRPPTQSPAPHGAEPHASPASGLGARLRTLREPPMVKIVLSGMSLVSVHSGIGVLTVLYLHETTSVEAGTAALVLVATQGAGVAGRVCLAAWSDRSRSGRYGSVVTCMVAVTMGMTALTTPMGHSPAAACLLFVWLGFFGIGWYGPWVAYVAESAPPGKTGFALGLAMAVNQIAVILVPPVLGLLKDLTDSFVPAWSLLSMMTVVALTVTARGERHHRRDPFRHRTTA; encoded by the coding sequence ATGAGCGCCGGCGGATTCACGTTTCGCACGCGGCGATACCGGTGGGTCGTCCTCGGCGTCGCCACCTTCACCCAGGCCGCCTCCGGCTTCTTCGTGCAGGGCATCGGGGCGATGGGCGTCCACCTGCAACGCGATCTGAACCTGAGCACGGCTCAGCTGGGCCTCCTGCTCTCGGCGGCCCAGCTGGTCCCCCTGGTCGGGTTCCTGGTGGCCGGGGAACTGCTGGACCGCTACAACGAGCGCTGGATCGTCGGGACAGGCGCCTGTGTCGTCGCCGTGAGCCTGGGCGTGGGAAGCATGGCGCCGGGATACACGTCCCTGCTCCTTGTCCTGCTGATCGTCGGTGCGGGATACAGCACCGTTCAGCCCGGCGGCAGCAAGTCGGTGGCGTCCTGGTTCGACGCGTCCCAGCGGGGGCTGGCGATGGGCATCCGGCAGGCGGGGCTGCCGCTGGGCGGCGTACTCGCCGCGGCCGCGCTGCCCTTCCTCGCCACCGCTTTCGGCTGGCGGGTGACGCTCATGGCCGGCGGCCTCGTCGCGCTCCTGGGAGCCGTCGCCTTCATGTGCCTCTACCGTCGGCCGCCCACCCAGAGCCCTGCTCCTCACGGTGCGGAACCGCATGCCTCGCCCGCGTCGGGGCTTGGTGCTCGGCTGCGGACGCTCCGCGAACCGCCCATGGTGAAGATCGTTCTGTCAGGGATGAGCCTGGTCTCGGTACACAGCGGCATAGGCGTCCTGACCGTGCTGTATCTCCACGAGACGACGTCCGTGGAGGCGGGTACGGCGGCGCTCGTCCTCGTGGCGACCCAGGGGGCGGGCGTCGCCGGCCGCGTCTGCCTGGCGGCCTGGAGCGATCGCAGCAGGTCCGGGCGCTACGGCTCTGTCGTGACCTGCATGGTCGCCGTGACCATGGGGATGACGGCGCTGACGACCCCCATGGGGCATTCGCCCGCGGCGGCCTGCCTGCTGTTCGTCTGGCTCGGATTCTTCGGCATCGGCTGGTACGGCCCGTGGGTCGCCTACGTGGCCGAATCGGCGCCACCGGGCAAGACGGGATTCGCCCTCGGCCTGGCCATGGCCGTCAACCAGATCGCCGTCATCCTGGTGCCGCCCGTCCTCGGGCTGCTCAAGGATCTGACCGACAGTTTCGTACCGGCCTGGAGCCTTCTCTCCATGATGACCGTCGTCGCCCTGACGGTCACGGCCCGCGGAGAACGTCATCACCG
- a CDS encoding GNAT family N-acetyltransferase: protein MTDHTDVRQAVEDDVAELVRLRALLFENLGGDFFNPSSAGDDWRDALAAVLREKLIADDAQILVVDGENGLAACGIGTVEQWFPGPHSRNGRIGHVIGVVTDPSCRRRGHSRAIMRGLLGWFRERGAVRVDLYASHEGEPLYRELGFFDHPDPALCWRP, encoded by the coding sequence ATGACAGACCACACCGACGTACGGCAGGCGGTCGAGGACGACGTGGCGGAGCTCGTACGCCTGCGGGCGCTGCTGTTCGAGAACCTCGGCGGCGACTTCTTCAACCCCTCATCGGCAGGCGACGACTGGCGGGACGCCCTCGCCGCGGTCCTGAGGGAAAAACTGATCGCGGACGACGCGCAGATCCTGGTCGTGGACGGCGAGAACGGTCTCGCGGCCTGCGGCATCGGCACCGTCGAGCAGTGGTTTCCCGGCCCGCACTCACGGAACGGCCGGATCGGACACGTGATCGGCGTGGTCACCGATCCGTCGTGTCGACGGCGCGGCCACAGCCGCGCGATCATGCGGGGCCTGCTCGGCTGGTTCCGGGAACGCGGGGCCGTCCGGGTGGATCTGTACGCCTCTCATGAGGGCGAACCGCTCTACCGGGAACTGGGCTTCTTCGACCACCCCGACCCCGCGCTGTGCTGGCGCCCGTGA
- a CDS encoding CGNR zinc finger domain-containing protein yields the protein MHLNPYGEDVVNLAADLANRHPATAGELADRCRAAGLVLERPATPQDLDRVHAVLEAWEKVVDATDEHERAELVNRMLAESAAYPRLTDHAGGGWHLHYRDDRQSLGSVLFALISVGTALHLVGRGMHRLRRCAVTECATIFADTSRTGRQRYCSQRCANRDAVRRHRASRAAGRPVSPEPSRSR from the coding sequence ATGCACCTCAACCCTTACGGCGAGGACGTCGTGAACCTGGCCGCGGACCTGGCCAACCGGCACCCGGCGACCGCCGGGGAACTCGCGGACCGCTGCCGCGCCGCCGGGCTCGTGCTGGAGCGCCCGGCCACGCCGCAGGACCTGGACCGTGTCCACGCCGTACTGGAGGCGTGGGAGAAGGTCGTCGACGCCACCGACGAGCACGAGCGCGCCGAGCTGGTCAACCGCATGCTGGCGGAGTCCGCCGCCTACCCGCGGCTGACCGACCACGCGGGCGGCGGCTGGCACCTGCACTACCGCGACGACCGGCAGTCGCTCGGCTCCGTGCTGTTCGCACTCATCTCCGTGGGCACCGCGCTGCACCTGGTGGGACGGGGCATGCACCGGCTGCGGCGGTGCGCCGTGACCGAGTGCGCCACGATCTTCGCCGACACCTCCCGCACCGGGCGGCAGCGATATTGCTCCCAGCGGTGCGCCAATCGCGACGCGGTACGCCGGCACCGCGCGAGCCGCGCGGCCGGTCGTCCCGTGAGCCCCGAACCCTCAAGGAGCCGATAG
- a CDS encoding GlsB/YeaQ/YmgE family stress response membrane protein has protein sequence MTITGIIIAIVIGAVIGALGRLVVPGRQGIPIWLTIVIGIVAALIGTAIASALGVASTGGIDWIELILQVAVAAVGVIAAVSLYGRRGVR, from the coding sequence ATGACAATCACCGGCATCATCATCGCCATCGTCATCGGAGCCGTCATCGGTGCATTGGGCCGGCTGGTCGTGCCTGGGCGCCAGGGCATTCCGATCTGGCTGACCATCGTGATCGGTATCGTCGCCGCCCTGATCGGCACCGCCATCGCCAGTGCCCTCGGCGTGGCCAGCACCGGTGGCATCGACTGGATCGAACTGATCCTGCAGGTCGCCGTCGCCGCGGTCGGTGTGATCGCCGCGGTGAGCCTGTACGGCAGGCGCGGCGTCCGATAG
- a CDS encoding CsbD family protein, translating to MGANDKISNKAEELKGRVKENIGSATGDERLRAEGRTDQDESNVKQAGEKIKDAGKKVKDAFKS from the coding sequence ATGGGAGCCAACGACAAGATCTCCAATAAGGCCGAAGAGCTCAAGGGTCGCGTCAAGGAGAACATCGGGAGTGCCACCGGCGACGAACGGCTTCGGGCCGAGGGAAGAACCGACCAGGACGAGAGCAACGTCAAGCAGGCCGGCGAGAAGATCAAGGACGCCGGCAAGAAGGTCAAGGACGCCTTCAAGAGCTGA